One window from the genome of Pedobacter schmidteae encodes:
- a CDS encoding vWA domain-containing protein: MSDSFNVQTIFLFLACLLVGALFAWFLYGKTAQLDKMLRYALAAARAFVVALIGFLLVAPLIRNVTYQPEKPIILIGQDNSLSVGHIKPAGFNEPQYREHMQDLANQLSAQYDVKIYHFSDSVKPGFDFSNKGRLSNAAQLISKLNDEYQNRNIGALILASDGIFNRGGSPLYELSKLKAPVYTIALGDTIPKKDLLIANVNHNTLVYLDNEFSIEVQVQAFEARGEESILSVLNNGQKVFEERLPISAAAYVKNIPVKLKATKLGLQKYSIQLKPVPQEVSEQNNVQNIFIDVIDAKQKVLIAAAAPHPDITALKQAIELNKNFEVKVALAEDLNILKPEDYGLVILYQLPSTVYDATGFVNKLTAVNTAVWYILGGQTNLQAFNQAQKQLKFSGSNNTLQETFSSVNPAFTAFDLDPQINKQITAFDPLVAPFGKAIINGNSSVVLNQRIGKIDTEEPQLFFMLDNGRKTGFLIGEGLWRWRLSESGETTAPEPVLFNSLISKIVQYLSVKDNKRKFRVYAAKNTFEENESIILNAVLYNDSYAPVNSPDVSINLKNEAGTLYKFLFSRTDAAYQLDAGTLPAGNYTYVAKTTLGNKTYTEQGVFYVNAMTAEFQQTVANHQLLYTMSAQTGGKMYMPEELLKLGEAIKTNDQIKTLTYEDRRYEELINFKWLFVLIMILLTIEWFFRKRNGEI, translated from the coding sequence ATGAGCGATTCTTTTAATGTACAAACCATATTTCTGTTTTTAGCCTGTTTGCTGGTAGGTGCACTGTTTGCCTGGTTCCTGTATGGTAAAACGGCTCAGCTGGATAAAATGCTGCGCTATGCTTTAGCTGCGGCACGGGCCTTTGTGGTAGCGCTGATTGGTTTTTTGTTGGTCGCTCCCTTAATCAGGAATGTAACTTACCAGCCCGAAAAACCCATTATTCTTATCGGACAGGATAATTCCTTATCGGTTGGCCATATCAAGCCGGCGGGCTTTAATGAACCTCAATATAGGGAACATATGCAGGATCTGGCCAATCAACTATCGGCACAGTATGATGTGAAAATTTATCATTTTAGTGATAGTGTAAAGCCTGGCTTTGATTTTTCGAATAAGGGCAGACTGAGTAATGCCGCACAGTTGATATCAAAGTTGAACGATGAATATCAGAACAGAAATATTGGAGCACTGATACTGGCCTCGGATGGGATTTTTAATCGGGGAGGGAGCCCGTTGTATGAACTAAGTAAGCTAAAAGCACCTGTTTATACCATTGCACTAGGTGATACCATTCCTAAAAAGGATTTGTTGATTGCCAATGTAAACCACAACACCCTGGTTTACCTCGACAATGAGTTTTCCATTGAGGTACAGGTGCAGGCGTTTGAAGCCCGCGGGGAGGAAAGTATTTTATCGGTGCTAAACAATGGGCAAAAAGTTTTTGAAGAGCGTTTGCCGATAAGCGCAGCAGCCTATGTCAAAAATATACCTGTGAAACTGAAGGCTACGAAGCTGGGCTTGCAAAAATATAGCATTCAGTTAAAACCTGTGCCGCAAGAAGTTTCTGAACAGAACAATGTGCAAAATATTTTTATTGATGTCATTGACGCCAAACAGAAAGTTTTGATAGCTGCGGCCGCCCCTCATCCGGATATTACCGCATTAAAACAGGCCATTGAGCTGAACAAAAATTTTGAGGTGAAAGTGGCACTGGCCGAAGATCTGAATATTTTGAAACCGGAGGATTACGGGTTGGTGATCTTATATCAGTTGCCTTCAACCGTATACGACGCTACAGGGTTTGTAAATAAGCTAACTGCCGTAAATACGGCCGTCTGGTATATATTGGGTGGGCAGACTAATCTGCAAGCCTTTAACCAGGCACAAAAGCAATTAAAATTTAGTGGAAGCAACAATACGCTACAGGAAACATTCAGCAGCGTAAACCCCGCCTTTACCGCCTTTGATCTGGATCCGCAAATCAATAAACAGATAACCGCTTTTGATCCTTTGGTGGCTCCTTTTGGCAAAGCCATCATCAATGGCAACAGTTCGGTTGTATTAAACCAGCGCATAGGGAAAATTGATACGGAAGAACCACAATTGTTTTTTATGCTGGATAATGGTCGCAAAACGGGATTTCTGATAGGTGAAGGCCTGTGGAGATGGAGGCTTTCTGAGTCTGGTGAAACGACAGCCCCGGAGCCAGTGCTGTTTAACAGTTTAATTTCTAAAATTGTTCAATACTTATCTGTTAAAGACAATAAACGGAAATTTAGAGTTTATGCAGCAAAAAATACCTTTGAGGAAAATGAAAGTATCATTCTTAACGCGGTATTATACAATGACAGTTATGCACCTGTAAATTCACCAGACGTAAGCATAAATTTAAAAAATGAAGCGGGTACCCTATATAAATTTCTTTTTTCCAGAACGGATGCCGCTTATCAGCTGGATGCCGGAACATTACCAGCAGGCAATTATACCTATGTGGCTAAAACAACATTAGGTAACAAAACTTATACCGAACAGGGTGTTTTTTATGTGAACGCAATGACGGCCGAGTTTCAGCAAACGGTAGCCAATCATCAGCTACTTTATACCATGTCGGCACAAACAGGAGGCAAAATGTATATGCCCGAAGAACTGCTGAAGCTGGGGGAGGCCATAAAAACAAATGACCAGATCAAAACACTGACTTACGAAGACCGCAGATACGAGGAATTGATTAACTTTAAATGGCTGTTTGTATTGATCATGATATTGCTCACTATAGAGTGGTTCTTCCGTAAACGCAACGGCGAAATTTAA
- a CDS encoding murein L,D-transpeptidase family protein, with the protein MITSPAMAQSDFKEQQLTFERVRQAYDQKWTGLQKELAQTGIKKPFKLYLAAYKSEGKLEVWMQTATQKKYKLFKTYDFCAHSGTLGPKIKEGDLQTPEGFYVINVFNPKSNFHLSLGINYPNAVDRQRSEGQKTGGDIYIHGNCVTVGCIPLTDEKIKEVYVLAVEARNSGQQGIPVNIFPFKMTTENVNRYLRQFPAQKEFWISLQAGYHYFEQYRTPPNVMHKEGKYLTK; encoded by the coding sequence ATGATAACCTCCCCGGCCATGGCTCAATCTGATTTTAAAGAACAGCAATTAACATTTGAAAGGGTAAGGCAGGCTTACGACCAGAAATGGACAGGCCTGCAAAAGGAACTGGCACAGACCGGTATCAAGAAACCATTTAAGCTATACCTGGCAGCCTACAAAAGCGAAGGAAAACTTGAAGTATGGATGCAAACGGCTACTCAAAAAAAATACAAATTATTTAAGACCTATGATTTTTGCGCCCATTCGGGAACATTAGGGCCTAAAATAAAAGAAGGCGACCTCCAGACCCCAGAAGGCTTTTATGTCATCAATGTATTTAACCCCAAAAGTAATTTTCATTTGTCGTTGGGTATCAATTATCCCAATGCAGTTGACCGGCAGCGAAGTGAAGGACAAAAAACGGGTGGGGACATTTATATCCATGGCAACTGTGTAACTGTGGGTTGTATTCCATTAACAGATGAAAAGATAAAGGAAGTATACGTGTTGGCAGTTGAAGCCAGAAACTCCGGACAACAGGGAATTCCGGTAAATATTTTTCCCTTTAAAATGACTACTGAAAATGTAAACAGATACCTGCGACAGTTTCCCGCCCAGAAAGAATTCTGGATCAGCTTACAAGCTGGGTATCATTACTTCGAACAATACCGCACCCCACCAAATGTGATGCATAAAGAAGGTAAATATCTTACAAAATAA
- a CDS encoding agmatine/peptidylarginine deiminase yields the protein MSSFNEVIFNSSPKKAGYSFPAEWAEHEATWLSWPHKEASWPGKIESIYEPYCQFIKLVAEGEKVRININDEATKVFAIAELEKVGADLSQIEFYLHPTNDAWCRDHGPAFLLNAQGDTKAVIDWGYNAWGDKYPPYDLDDVIPTKIARHFELPLYNPDIVMEGGSVEFNGAGTILTTTACLLNENRNPHLNKTQIEQYLLEFYGAEQVLWLGDGIVGDDTDGHIDDITRFVNEDTVLTVVESNPLDENYLLLQENLETLKAMRLKNGKPLNIVKLPMPSPVIHEDTRLPASYANFYIANAAVIVPTFRDVNDEIALQIIRDVFPDRKVVGIDSTDIIWGLGSFHCLSQQEPALKK from the coding sequence ATGTCATCATTTAATGAAGTAATATTTAATAGCAGCCCCAAAAAGGCTGGCTACAGCTTCCCGGCCGAATGGGCCGAGCATGAGGCAACCTGGTTAAGCTGGCCGCATAAAGAAGCCTCCTGGCCAGGTAAAATAGAATCCATTTATGAACCTTATTGTCAGTTCATTAAATTGGTAGCAGAAGGGGAGAAGGTAAGGATCAATATAAATGATGAAGCCACAAAGGTCTTCGCCATTGCGGAACTGGAAAAAGTTGGTGCCGATTTAAGCCAGATTGAGTTTTATTTACACCCTACTAACGATGCCTGGTGCCGCGATCATGGTCCTGCATTTTTATTAAATGCCCAAGGAGATACAAAGGCCGTAATAGATTGGGGCTACAATGCCTGGGGAGACAAATACCCTCCGTATGACCTGGATGATGTTATCCCCACAAAAATTGCGAGACATTTTGAACTGCCTTTGTACAATCCGGATATTGTAATGGAAGGTGGTTCTGTGGAGTTTAATGGCGCAGGTACTATTTTAACTACTACGGCGTGTCTGTTAAATGAAAACAGAAACCCACATTTAAATAAAACCCAGATAGAACAGTATTTGCTGGAATTTTACGGTGCTGAGCAGGTGTTGTGGTTGGGAGATGGGATTGTTGGTGATGATACCGATGGTCATATTGACGACATTACCCGTTTTGTGAATGAAGATACCGTGCTAACTGTGGTAGAAAGTAATCCTTTGGACGAAAATTACCTGTTGCTACAGGAGAATCTGGAAACCTTAAAAGCGATGCGATTAAAAAATGGTAAGCCTTTAAATATTGTAAAACTACCAATGCCTTCGCCTGTTATACATGAAGATACACGTTTGCCAGCCTCTTATGCCAATTTCTATATTGCCAATGCTGCGGTAATTGTACCAACCTTCAGGGATGTAAATGATGAAATTGCTTTGCAGATTATCCGTGATGTTTTTCCGGATAGAAAAGTGGTGGGTATCGATTCCACAGATATCATATGGGGTCTGGGTAGTTTTCACTGCCTGAGTCAGCAGGAACCCGCATTAAAAAAATAA
- the fabG gene encoding 3-oxoacyl-[acyl-carrier-protein] reductase has protein sequence MKLLEGKTALITGASKGIGRKIAEKFAEQGANVAFTYLSSVEKGQALEQELQSFGTKVKGYRSDASKFDEADQLINDIVADFGTLDIVVNNAGITKDGLLMRMSEENWDDVINVNLKSVFNVCKAASKVMMKARKGSIINMSSVVGVQGNAGQANYAASKAGIIGFSKSLAKELGSRNIRTNVVAPGFIRTEMTDVLDPKVVKGWEEGIPLKRAGETEDVANVCVFLASDMSSYVTGQVLSVCGGML, from the coding sequence ATGAAATTATTAGAAGGAAAAACAGCACTGATTACGGGTGCATCTAAAGGGATTGGCCGTAAAATAGCCGAAAAATTTGCAGAGCAAGGTGCCAATGTCGCTTTTACTTATTTATCATCTGTAGAAAAAGGTCAGGCGCTGGAGCAGGAATTGCAAAGTTTTGGTACTAAAGTGAAAGGCTATCGTTCTGATGCTTCAAAATTTGATGAAGCGGATCAGTTGATCAATGACATCGTTGCTGATTTTGGTACATTGGATATTGTAGTAAACAATGCCGGTATCACTAAGGACGGTTTGTTGATGCGTATGAGCGAAGAGAATTGGGACGACGTGATCAATGTAAACCTTAAATCGGTATTTAACGTATGTAAAGCAGCTTCTAAAGTGATGATGAAAGCACGTAAGGGTTCTATCATCAATATGAGTTCTGTAGTTGGCGTACAGGGAAATGCCGGACAGGCTAACTACGCTGCTTCAAAAGCAGGTATCATCGGTTTCTCCAAATCTTTGGCAAAGGAGCTGGGCTCACGTAACATCCGTACCAATGTGGTAGCACCAGGTTTTATCCGTACAGAGATGACTGATGTACTGGATCCTAAAGTTGTTAAAGGATGGGAAGAAGGTATTCCTTTGAAAAGAGCAGGCGAGACTGAAGACGTAGCCAATGTATGTGTATTCCTGGCGTCGGATATGAGCTCGTATGTAACCGGACAGGTACTGTCGGTTTGCGGAGGCATGTTATAA
- a CDS encoding carbon-nitrogen hydrolase, with product MAKVQVGLVQMSCTGNKQENLDKAILKIREAAAKGAQIVCLQELFTSLYFCDVEDYENFNLAEAIPGPSTDALQVIAKELGVVIIASLFEKRTAGLYHNTTAVLDADGSYLGKYRKMHIPDDPAFYEKFYFTPGDLGYKVFQTKFAKIGILICWDQWYPEASRITALMGAEIMFYPTAIGWATDQDEETNKDQYNAWQTIQRSHAVANGVPVVSVNRVGFEQNGAMKFWGGSFATNAQGRILYLGSHDAEETEVVTLDLAESDFFRKHWPFLRDRRIDSYQPITKRFIDED from the coding sequence ATGGCTAAAGTACAGGTTGGACTGGTGCAAATGAGTTGTACCGGCAATAAACAAGAAAATTTAGATAAAGCAATTTTAAAGATCAGGGAGGCTGCTGCAAAAGGCGCACAAATTGTGTGTTTGCAGGAACTTTTTACATCTCTATATTTTTGTGATGTTGAAGATTATGAGAACTTCAATTTGGCTGAGGCTATTCCAGGGCCGTCTACTGATGCTTTACAGGTGATTGCAAAAGAATTAGGCGTAGTGATTATTGCTTCGTTATTCGAGAAACGTACAGCAGGACTATATCACAATACCACTGCGGTTTTAGATGCCGACGGTAGCTATCTGGGTAAGTATCGCAAAATGCATATCCCTGATGATCCTGCTTTTTATGAAAAGTTTTATTTCACGCCCGGTGATTTGGGTTACAAGGTTTTTCAAACAAAATTTGCCAAAATAGGTATTCTGATCTGCTGGGATCAATGGTATCCTGAAGCTTCGCGCATTACCGCATTAATGGGCGCCGAAATCATGTTTTACCCCACAGCAATTGGTTGGGCTACAGATCAGGATGAGGAAACCAATAAAGACCAGTACAATGCATGGCAAACTATTCAGCGCTCACATGCGGTAGCCAATGGAGTGCCTGTGGTGAGTGTAAACCGCGTGGGGTTTGAGCAAAACGGAGCCATGAAATTTTGGGGCGGAAGTTTTGCCACAAATGCGCAGGGCAGGATACTTTACTTAGGTTCACACGATGCCGAAGAAACTGAAGTGGTTACACTGGATTTAGCTGAGTCTGATTTCTTCCGTAAGCATTGGCCTTTTTTAAGAGACCGTAGGATAGACTCTTATCAGCCGATCACCAAAAGGTTTATTGACGAAGATTAA
- a CDS encoding carboxypeptidase-like regulatory domain-containing protein — protein MQKKFFIALMFVAMATMVKAQVSTISELIKNRNDLQEKTPREKLYLHLDKHNYLATDTIWYKAYLTKALNNNYSPLSGVIYFELFDGKNDLVKRFTAPAKYGFAWGQIALDPQTMLSGKYVLQAYTNWMRNFGDSLFYKTEIHVQNVQSQVEPEKALSGNQGAPDFQFLPEGGNWVAGMKQKLAYKVIDASGKGMDFRAKILNQKNETVAELKPVYKGMGFVDFTPNPAEVYTAVLSDGRKYALPKLSASGTILQVRNTAQSDSLEITINGSKDVLSADHNYFLMGTSRGLTCFGVKLRFKGVARTLKIAKNAFPTGVCRISLLNAQFSPLNERATFINHNDQLRIGVLPDKRKYTTRGQIDVKVKVSDPFGKPVRGNFSLAVTDDSQALKDSLLDENIVNYQFLTADLKGNVETPNYYFSGQPKEDALEALLLTQGWVSYGVPQNLKFSAETDYMVSGKVTNAFNKPLVKTGVTLFGSARKPLIIDTLTDNSGRFEFNHLPAYDTDSISYMIRAVNKNKKTFGVGLTVNAFRAPQPPIRFLKELSYRMDTTMNAITAIQKENYKRTAGIQLREVDINTKKAVSGSRNLNGPGEADQVLTNLELSREPKLTLEQFLMKNVKGFRFGFPKAAAPAGLSGTAGQGIKFDPNKNRDYVVANKRVRLIIDGIDADMNYNAERGNGNLNHYDYLRDILSYFTADDVKGVEIMKTPRYNMAYMNVFTPEALFNSDPVSDTDFAFIAITTKSGEGPFFKKPPGVFVYRPLAANPPKQFYSPRYPVKRQIVRPADFRSTLYWNPSITTDEKGEAAISFFSSDQKGTYTIWIEGTNMADQFGVKVQKVLIE, from the coding sequence ATGCAAAAGAAATTCTTTATCGCCCTCATGTTCGTGGCTATGGCTACTATGGTAAAAGCTCAGGTTTCAACCATTTCGGAACTCATAAAAAATCGTAACGACTTACAGGAAAAAACACCAAGAGAGAAGCTATATCTCCATCTGGACAAACATAATTACCTGGCTACCGATACCATTTGGTACAAAGCGTATTTAACAAAAGCTTTAAATAACAATTATTCGCCCTTGAGTGGGGTCATCTATTTTGAGCTTTTTGATGGTAAAAATGACTTGGTGAAGCGTTTTACCGCGCCCGCAAAATATGGTTTTGCCTGGGGACAAATAGCGCTCGATCCGCAAACCATGCTATCCGGTAAGTATGTTTTACAAGCCTATACCAACTGGATGCGGAATTTTGGCGATAGCCTTTTCTATAAAACGGAAATTCATGTCCAAAATGTGCAGAGTCAGGTAGAACCTGAAAAAGCTTTATCCGGAAATCAGGGAGCTCCCGATTTTCAGTTTCTTCCCGAGGGAGGAAACTGGGTTGCAGGAATGAAGCAGAAGCTGGCCTATAAAGTAATTGACGCATCAGGAAAGGGAATGGACTTCCGCGCTAAGATTTTGAATCAGAAAAATGAAACCGTAGCAGAACTTAAGCCGGTTTACAAAGGTATGGGCTTTGTTGATTTTACCCCCAATCCGGCCGAAGTATATACCGCCGTTTTATCAGATGGACGAAAGTATGCATTGCCTAAGTTGAGTGCTTCGGGAACAATTTTACAAGTCAGAAACACAGCGCAATCAGATAGCCTGGAAATTACCATTAATGGAAGCAAGGATGTACTTTCGGCAGATCATAATTACTTTTTAATGGGAACATCCAGAGGGCTGACCTGCTTCGGGGTAAAATTAAGGTTTAAAGGTGTGGCCAGAACCTTGAAGATCGCTAAAAATGCATTCCCAACAGGTGTTTGCCGTATCAGTTTGCTCAATGCACAATTTTCTCCATTAAATGAACGGGCCACTTTTATCAATCATAATGATCAATTGAGGATTGGTGTTTTGCCCGACAAAAGAAAATATACAACCAGGGGCCAGATAGATGTTAAGGTTAAAGTAAGCGATCCTTTTGGAAAGCCGGTAAGAGGTAATTTTTCGTTGGCAGTTACTGATGATTCACAGGCTTTGAAGGATAGTTTGCTTGATGAAAATATAGTGAACTATCAGTTTCTGACTGCTGATTTAAAAGGAAATGTAGAAACACCTAACTATTACTTTAGCGGACAGCCTAAAGAAGATGCACTCGAAGCATTGTTGTTAACACAGGGATGGGTAAGTTACGGGGTTCCGCAAAATCTGAAGTTTAGTGCCGAAACCGATTATATGGTATCGGGCAAGGTAACCAATGCATTTAATAAACCCCTGGTCAAAACCGGTGTTACGCTGTTTGGTTCGGCCAGAAAACCGCTCATTATTGACACTTTAACCGATAATTCGGGGAGGTTTGAATTTAATCATTTGCCCGCATATGATACCGATAGTATTTCCTATATGATCAGGGCAGTAAATAAAAATAAGAAAACCTTTGGGGTAGGTTTAACGGTAAATGCTTTCAGGGCACCACAGCCACCAATACGTTTTTTAAAGGAGCTGTCGTACAGGATGGATACGACTATGAATGCGATCACCGCAATCCAAAAGGAAAATTATAAACGTACTGCAGGAATCCAGCTCAGAGAAGTAGACATTAACACGAAAAAAGCAGTGTCCGGTTCCCGAAACCTGAATGGCCCGGGTGAGGCCGACCAGGTGCTGACCAATCTTGAACTTTCAAGAGAGCCGAAATTAACACTTGAACAGTTTTTGATGAAAAATGTTAAAGGTTTCAGGTTCGGATTTCCAAAAGCTGCGGCACCGGCTGGTTTGTCGGGCACCGCCGGCCAAGGGATTAAATTTGACCCTAATAAGAACAGGGATTACGTTGTGGCCAATAAAAGGGTGAGGCTGATTATTGACGGCATTGACGCTGATATGAACTATAATGCCGAAAGGGGAAATGGGAATCTGAATCATTACGATTATCTACGCGACATTCTCAGTTATTTTACAGCTGACGATGTGAAGGGAGTAGAAATTATGAAAACACCAAGATACAATATGGCCTATATGAATGTTTTTACACCCGAAGCCCTCTTTAATTCCGATCCGGTATCTGATACCGATTTTGCTTTTATCGCCATCACAACAAAAAGTGGTGAAGGACCATTTTTCAAGAAGCCGCCAGGGGTATTTGTATATCGACCGTTGGCAGCCAATCCGCCTAAACAATTTTATAGTCCGCGTTATCCTGTAAAAAGGCAGATCGTAAGGCCTGCCGATTTTCGCTCTACCCTATATTGGAATCCAAGTATAACCACTGACGAAAAGGGAGAGGCCGCTATTTCTTTTTTCTCCTCCGATCAGAAGGGCACTTATACCATTTGGATCGAAGGAACTAATATGGCTGATCAGTTTGGGGTCAAAGTTCAAAAAGTATTGATTGAGTAA